A single Deltaproteobacteria bacterium DNA region contains:
- a CDS encoding EscU/YscU/HrcU family type III secretion system export apparatus switch protein translates to MSDGGTGEKTEEPTPERLRKLRKEGNVPKSQDVTSAVSFIIVFVVLAGSLPYITDHFSELFETALRAIVSKETEGVIAHRLLVQGIVTMAKACAPILGAAFVLGMAMNLAQVGFMFTTKPITPDIKKLNPVQGFKNLVNMKKMVELLKTIVKFTVISWLSYAALKDAIRDVILIIRSDLFIGMKVIGSIIWTFCLKIGAVFVIIAAFDAIYQKLRYMKDNRMSKYDIKQEYKQSEGDPQQKAERKQLHREMINSGGSGAVKNADVVVRNPDHIAVALKYDEEKESAAPKVVAKGQRIWAQKILEEARHYGVPIVRNVPLAQALNKVDVGDEIPEELYDAVAEVLNFVYNLAEEQKARQNPRKHLQPGPGKSV, encoded by the coding sequence ATGAGTGACGGCGGAACTGGCGAAAAAACAGAAGAGCCCACCCCGGAGCGGCTTCGTAAACTGCGAAAGGAAGGTAACGTTCCCAAAAGCCAGGATGTTACCAGTGCCGTTTCATTCATCATCGTCTTTGTGGTGCTCGCTGGCTCACTGCCCTACATCACCGATCATTTTAGTGAACTTTTTGAAACGGCTCTAAGAGCCATCGTCTCGAAAGAAACTGAGGGCGTTATCGCTCACCGGCTGCTCGTTCAGGGCATTGTGACGATGGCCAAAGCCTGTGCTCCGATCCTTGGCGCAGCCTTTGTACTCGGCATGGCGATGAACCTTGCCCAAGTTGGATTTATGTTTACCACCAAGCCGATCACACCAGACATCAAAAAGCTCAACCCGGTTCAGGGATTTAAAAACCTGGTGAACATGAAGAAGATGGTCGAACTCCTTAAAACCATCGTTAAATTCACGGTCATCAGCTGGCTTTCGTACGCTGCGCTCAAAGATGCAATCCGAGACGTCATTTTGATCATCCGAAGTGACCTCTTCATCGGTATGAAGGTTATTGGCTCGATCATCTGGACGTTCTGCCTCAAAATAGGGGCAGTCTTTGTAATCATTGCCGCCTTCGATGCGATCTATCAGAAGCTGCGGTACATGAAGGACAACCGGATGTCGAAGTACGACATCAAGCAGGAGTACAAACAGTCCGAAGGGGACCCTCAACAAAAGGCGGAGCGAAAACAGCTCCACCGGGAAATGATTAACTCCGGAGGTTCTGGAGCAGTCAAGAATGCGGATGTTGTTGTGAGAAATCCAGACCACATTGCAGTGGCTTTAAAATACGATGAAGAAAAGGAAAGTGCCGCTCCCAAAGTGGTCGCTAAAGGCCAAAGAATCTGGGCGCAGAAGATTCTGGAAGAAGCACGCCATTACGGGGTGCCCATTGTTCGTAATGTTCCGCTCGCCCAGGCCCTCAATAAGGTTGATGTTGGCGACGAGATCCCCGAAGAACTCTACGATGCAGTGGCGGAAGTACTTAATTTTGTTTATAATTTAGCCGAAGAGCAAAAAGCGCGGCAAAATCCGAGAAAACATTTACAACCCGGACCCGGGAAATCGGTGTAG
- a CDS encoding flagellar biosynthetic protein FliR, with protein sequence MEQLLALVGEKLNYTQELLMVALILGRTMPMIMLTPFLGGQVMPTEVKMGLGVLLTVLIWPTATMAISGSVPFTAVGFFFLMLKEAFIGMAIGFMNAHIFYAMDMAGRLIDTVRGTSMSEVMVPHSKQRATPTGSMYYQLLLVIFFILGGHHVFLEGYFMSFASIPINETLAIGAGFEPFVNYMVRMTANILLVAVTLAAPVIAATFITDVVFGILNRVAPQLNAYFMSMPVKALGGVIIIFISLGAIVGNFEVYSEWAVVATQSTIDYLAATMD encoded by the coding sequence ATGGAACAGCTCCTTGCCCTGGTTGGGGAAAAACTAAACTACACGCAAGAGCTCCTGATGGTGGCTCTTATTCTCGGCCGTACGATGCCGATGATTATGTTAACCCCATTTCTAGGCGGACAAGTGATGCCTACGGAAGTGAAAATGGGTCTCGGTGTACTGCTCACCGTTTTAATTTGGCCAACCGCCACCATGGCTATTTCCGGATCCGTGCCCTTTACCGCTGTTGGCTTCTTTTTCCTCATGCTCAAAGAAGCATTTATCGGTATGGCCATCGGGTTTATGAACGCCCACATTTTTTATGCGATGGATATGGCCGGGCGCCTCATCGATACGGTCCGCGGGACAAGTATGTCTGAAGTCATGGTGCCGCACTCCAAACAGCGCGCCACACCCACTGGCAGCATGTATTACCAGCTATTACTCGTCATCTTCTTTATTTTAGGTGGGCACCACGTATTCCTAGAGGGCTACTTTATGTCCTTTGCGAGCATACCCATCAACGAGACGCTGGCCATCGGTGCCGGGTTTGAACCCTTCGTAAACTACATGGTGCGAATGACTGCCAATATACTACTGGTTGCAGTCACTCTTGCGGCTCCCGTGATTGCTGCAACATTTATCACCGATGTCGTGTTCGGAATTTTAAACCGCGTCGCCCCTCAATTAAACGCTTACTTTATGTCTATGCCCGTTAAGGCATTGGGCGGTGTCATCATTATTTTCATCTCACTCGGCGCGATTGTCGGAAACTTTGAAGTCTATTCAGAGTGGGCGGTGGTCGCCACCCAAAGCACCATCGATTACCTTGCTGCGACAATGGATTAA
- the fliQ gene encoding flagellar biosynthesis protein FliQ produces MDQQVLDFILRITNEGLLMIIVVCGPPIILSMIVGLTVSLFQAVTQLQEATLTFVPKMIVIFGVLAALGPWLGGTLLNFARLCFERFPEFIF; encoded by the coding sequence ATGGATCAGCAGGTACTCGATTTCATTTTGCGGATCACCAATGAAGGTCTGCTCATGATTATCGTTGTCTGCGGACCTCCTATCATTTTAAGTATGATTGTCGGCCTCACCGTTTCTCTTTTCCAAGCAGTGACCCAGCTCCAGGAAGCCACCCTCACCTTTGTACCGAAGATGATTGTAATCTTCGGTGTACTCGCCGCTCTTGGCCCCTGGCTTGGCGGAACGCTTCTGAACTTCGCACGTCTTTGCTTTGAGCGATTCCCAGAATTTATCTTTTAA